In Bufo gargarizans isolate SCDJY-AF-19 chromosome 6, ASM1485885v1, whole genome shotgun sequence, a single genomic region encodes these proteins:
- the LOC122940228 gene encoding protein-glutamine gamma-glutamyltransferase E-like, translating to MASLQLINVNFQQSINATAHRTKDYDTTELVVRRGQPISLLFNFNKPIQSGDSLTITVEIGPRPSESNNTKAVMPVSSSGSRTGWSAVRGNSSGNSLPVTLNTPVTSVIGRYRVTVQTTSGSRTSSSNVGTFVLLFNCWNSGDEVYLTSEAERIEYCIEDVGLYWYGNADGFSSRRWIYGQYEEEILNICLTMLDRSSVYASDSAADVTRRNDPLHVGRVMSAMVNSNDRDNGVIVGNWSGNYTGGTNPTQWNGSDAILRQWIRSGPVKFGQCWVYAGVLCTVLRCLGIPARLIINFDSAHDNDGDLTIDNYYDANGKKDNTRTNDSVWNFHAWNEMWCVRKDLGTFYNGWQILDSTPQEPSGGVYRLGPCSLKAVKEGDVDLRHDTTFVFSEVNADTNHWVINSDGSRRLIYSEPQAVGRNTSTKAVGSFTRVDVTNDYKYPEGTAKEREIFNKAKNKLRPAAGFAASRMASMSLRDAQPEMAAVKPEFSAIFKSKETQVGEDLIMQLILKSTSTNTMTVKINMTASSIVYDSTVVKQIRTESQSVTLGANEEKTITFIITYPQYKNAITEGNMMQIVAVCEDQMGGRLLVNKVVTLINPPLLIRVNEQARLNKKTTMDIIFTNPIKENVENSVVTIEGPGLIKGATVATVPLIKQNQRVTIECDIEPYRFGEKSILIDLSSKKFPSVKGFQSVPVASS from the exons ATGGCAA GCCTACAGCTGATCAACGTTAACTTTCAGCAGAGCATTAATGCTACAGCTCACAGAACCAAGGATTATGATACCACAGAACTGGTTGTCAGGAGAGGCCAGCCCATTTCATTACTCTTCAACTTCAACAAACCTATTCAGTCTGGCGATAGCCTTACCATCACTGTCGAAATAG GTCCCAGGCCATCTGAATCCAACAACACCAAGGCAGTGATGCCAGTTTCCAGTTCTGGTAGTAGAACGGGTTGGAGTGCGGTACGTGGAAACAGCAGTGGCAACTCTCTGCCTGTTACCCTCAACACTCCAGTAACTTCAGTCATTGGTCGTTACCGGGTAACTGTACAGACAACCAGTGGATCGCGCACCTCATCTTCTAATGTGGGAACCTTTGTTTTGCTGTTTAACTGCTGGAATTCAG GTGATGAAGTTTACTTGACCAGTGAGGCAGAAAGGATAGAGTATTGTATCGAAGATGTTGGGTTATACTGGTATGGAAATGCAGATGGCTTTAGCAGCAGAAGATGGATCTATGGACAA TATGAAGAAGAGATCTTGAACATCTGCCTTACCATGTTGGACAGAAGCTCGGTCTACGCCTCAGATTCAGCTGCAGATGTCACTCGCAGAAATGACCCTCTCCATGTGGGAAGAGTGATGAGTGCCATG gTGAACTCCAATGATAGGGACAATGGGGTAATTGTGGGGAACTGGAGCGGGAACTACACCGGAGGAACGAACCCTACACAGTGGAATGGAAGTGATGCTATCCTCCGCCAATGGATTCGGAGTGGGCCGGTCAAGTTTGGACAATGCTGGGTGTACGCAGGAGTACTTTGCACAG TACTCCGATGTCTCGGGATTCCAGCTCGTCTGATCATAAATTTTGATTCTGCCCATGACAATGATGGGGATCTAACTATTGATAACTATTATGATGCTAATGGGAAAAAGGACAATACAAGGACCAATGATAGTGTATG GAATTTTCATGCATGGAATGAGATGTGGTGTGTTAGAAAGGATCTTGGAACTTTTTATAATGGATGGCAGATTCTAGATTCAACTCCTCAAGAACCAAGTGGAG GTGTGTACCGCTTGGGACCATGCTCTCTGAAAGCTGTAAAGGAAGGAGATGTGGACCTCAGGCACGATACCACATTTGTGTTTTCAGAGGTGAACGCTGACACAAACCACTGGGTGATAAATAGCGATGGATCAAGAAGGCTGATCTATTCTGAGCCTCAAGCTGTAGGACGGAACACCAGCACCAAGGCTGTTGGTTCTTTCACACGTGTGGATGTCACTAATGACTACAAATACCCTGAAG GCACTGCTAAGGAAAGAGAGATATTTAATAAGGCTAAGAATAAACTGCGACCTGCAGCCGGTTTTGCAGCTTCCCGTATGGCATCAATGTCCCTCCGTGATGCACAACCAGAAATGGCAGCAGTTAAACCtgaattttctgccatttttaAGAGCAAAGAAACACAGGTCGGTGAGGATCTGATCATGCAACTTATTCTGAAAAGCACATCCACTAACACCATGACTGTGAAGATCAATATGACGGCGTCCTCCATAGTATACGACAGTACAGTAGTCAAGCAGATCAGAACTGAATCACAGTCTGTAACATTGGGAGCAAATGAAG agaAAACTATCACCTTTATAATAACATACCCTCAGTACAAAAATGCCATAACTGAAGGCAACATGATGCAGATTGTGGCTGTGTGTGAAGATCAAATGGGAGGAAGACTGCTGGTCAATAAAGTAGTTACACTGATTAACCCACCTCTGCTGATCAGG GTCAACGAGCAAGCTAGATTGAATAAAAAAACAACTATGGACATAATATTCACTAATCCCATTAAAGAGAATGTTGAAAACAGCGTTGTCACAATTGAGGGACCTGGCCTAATAAAGGGAGCCACTGTTGCTAC TGTGCCACTTATAAAGCAAAATCAAAGAGTCACCATTGAATGTGATATCGAGCCCTACAGATTCGGAGAGAAGAGTATTTTGATAGATTTATCGTCCAAGAAATTCCCCAGCGTTAAAGGTTTTCAGTCTGTTCCTGTAGCGtcatcttaa